The Rhizoctonia solani chromosome 4, complete sequence genome contains a region encoding:
- a CDS encoding RNA recognition motif protein codes for MASPTVEQGRASSATPSKLVGLPTGRSATPKSASAQTPPAKLDDDTIEDVIQRATASAGAGPPPGKDTRTQLFVGNLPYRVRWQDLKDLFRKAGTVLRADVSLGPDNRSRGYGTVLLATAEDAGKATDMYNGYVWQNRTLEVRPDRLPPELDMGLNHGNPSGGVSTVPVTNPMVPLAVPQPGHALDPLSRPMSAALGQDAPAHSPGIFAPSPFGPSPSNWSNTAFQGGASNRQLFIGNLPFQCQWQDLKDLFRAAGQILRADVALGPDGRSRGFGTVVYAKESDAARAVTMFNGYDYNGRILKVHYDRYSPTNQSGTLSPTSMHAVVSGPLGIMVPPLQTENVPPSNHQSGSMHLAMPQTPEYMLFPPRSQPASPFEQYPSATQMHALMNAYERAALSPPPGGRNVLDSAGLPPSDPGSPGYGPGSPHMSQNLNPHPHPGPITLPPVGVTQFPPASALSPLLTRAGGLPPMTPSMPGFNFNPQAVATPPLHPHFLSPGLGPFSPQLHSPPFVPSAPNPYLNPAPGAPPRLPNAPSSLFSNGPGAFGMHHAPSTTHSGYFPPPHDTGYFISVPPGEGNKEKEQEGGSIAHSETPQIGLDGAPTGGITTSFDVGDGLALQLRDVKLDESDPIVGDVPRRPSMGPARSSLPEVAKIDVTGSTESALAITPDEETGTVLGLGLGTTRVSSVLRNNLNDEPGFGPVGVVTDAQAGTPPPREYVLEYKPPSHDVI; via the exons ATGGCATCGCCTACCGTGGAGCAAGGAAGGGCATCCTCAGCCACTCCGTCTAAACTTGTTGGATTG CCGACTGGCCGCTCTGCAACACCCAAGTCGGCCTCTGCGCAAACACCCCCTGCAAAACTTGATGACGACACGATCGAAGACGTGATCCAACGTGCGACTGCATCCGCAGGTGCCGGCCCCCCTCCTGGAAAGGATACTCGCACTCAGTTATTCGTTGGTAAC CTACCCTATCGTGTACGATGGCAAGACCTCAAGGATCTTTTCCGTAAAGCGGGAACTGTGCTTCGGGCAGATGTTAGTCTTGGTCCTGATAACCGGAGCAGGGGCTATGGGACTGTGCTGCTGGCAACTGCGGAGGATGCTGGAAAGGCAACTG ACATGTACAACGG GTATGTTTGGCAAAATCGAACACTCGAGGTCAGACCCGATCGTCTTCCGCCAGAACTTGACATGGGATTGAATCACGGGAATCCTTCTGGAGGCGTGTCCACTGTCCCGGTTACCAATCCAATGGTTCCTCTGGCAGTTCCTCAGCCAGGTCATGCGCTTGACCCGCTCTCGAGGCCGATGAGTGCAGCACTTGGCCAAGATGCACCAGCCCATTCTCCTGGAATTTTTGCACCTTCTCCATTCGGGCCAAGCCCCTCGAATTGGTCCAACACAGCGTTTCAAGGAGGTGCCTCCAATCGACAGTTGTTCATAGGAAAT CTGCCGTTTCAATGCCAATGGCAAGATCTCAAGGACTTGTTTCGTGCGGCGGGCCAAATTTTGCGTGCGGATGTGGCGCTGGGACCTGACGGTCGCTCACGAGGTTTTGGTACCGTCGTATACGCAAAAGAATCGGATGCTGCCCGAGCAGTAACCATGTTCAACGGATATGACTATAATGGTCGCATCCTAAAGGTTCATTATGATCGGTACTCTCCTACGAATCAATCCGGAACTCTTTCGCCAACTTCCATGCACGCTGTTGTTTCTGGTCCTCTTGGTATCATGGTGCCGCCCTTGCAAACCGAAAACGTGCCGCCATCAAACCATCAAAGTGGGAGTATGCACCTTGCGATGCCTCAAACCCCCGAGTATATGCTATTCCCTCCACGCTCCCAACCGGCATCTCCATTTGAACAATACCCTTCTGCCACCCAGATGCATGCTCTCATGAATGCCTATGAACGCGCTGCTTTGTCTCCGCCCCCTGGAGGAAGAAATGTTCTCGACAGTGCGGGGCTCCCGCCCTCAGATCCTGGATCTCCAGGATATGGCCCCGGATCTCCGCACATGTCTCAAAATTTGAACCCTCATCCCCACCCTGGTCCGATTACTCTACCTCCTGTCGGGGTCACACAATTTCCACCAGCTAGTGCCCTTTCGCCATTGCTGACCCGCGCTGGTGGCTTGCCGCCGATGACACCTTCAATGCCTGGATTCAACTTCAATCCACAAGCGGTTGCGACACCTCCTTTGCACCCGCATTTCCTCTCACCTGGACTAGGACCTTTTAGTCCCCAACTCCATAGCCCGCCATTTGTACCATCGGCGCCTAATCCATATCTCAATCCTGCGCCAGGGGCCCCTCCACGATTACCCAATGCACCTTCCAGTTTGTTCAGTAATGGACCAGGTGCCTTTGGGATGCATCATGCGCCTTCCACCACGCATTCCGGCTACTTCCCTCCACCACATGATACGGGGTACTTCATCAGCGTACCACCCGGAGAAGGCAACAAAGAAAAGGAGCAAGAGGGTGGCTCGATCGCACATTCCGAGACTCCACAGATCGGCCTTGACGGAGCACCTACTGGGGGCATTACGACTTCATTCGATGTAGGAGATGGACTTGCTCTTCAGTTGCGCGATGTCAAACTGGACGAGAGTGACCCTATTGTTGGAGATGTGCCTCGACGACCGTCTATGGGACCCGCTCGATCGAGTTTACCTGAAGTCGCAAAGATTGATGTTACGGGATCCACCGAATCAGCATTGGCCATTACTCCCGATGAGGAAACCGGCACTGTGCTCGGATTAGGCCTTGGTACCACTCGGGTCTCGAGTGTGTTGCGCAACAACTTGAACGACGAGCCaggatttggtcctgtggGAGTGGTGACAGACGCGCAAGCTGGAACGCCACCACCTCGAGAGTACGTGCTGGAATACAAGCCCCCGTCCCATGATGTGATATAA
- a CDS encoding metallothionein expression activator, protein MTNQRPLSLAENAPVFDFLAWSNPNALSATSLDFSHPSAELEHYSFQSYSHKEHHVSLEYSRTSSTLNLSEQNIIGGQNYITTVPQTGADIEQRLSTCVGDDGSVRVAPRTLCVPGPRSSSPRDERVAPGSIVKHEQSPLNRAVSAGSLGATVAHYRQLSARETREMKLGQRRRYYKCLMDKCDRLFSRKSNVENHIRPIWTISHSSVR, encoded by the exons ATGACTAACCAGCGACCACTGAGCCTCGCGGAAAAT GCCCCTGTATTCGATTTCTTGGCTTGGTCAAACCCCAATGCCCTCTCCGCCACGTCGCTTGATTTCTCACACCCAAGCGCTGAACTTGAACACTATTCATTTCAATCGTACAGTCACAAGGAGCACCACGTTTCGTTGGAATATAGCCGAACGAGCTCCACCCTGAATTTATCCGAACAAAACATCATCGGCGGGCAAAATTATATCACCACTGTGCCACAAACAGGGGCCGATATCGAGCAGCGATTGTCAACCTGTGTTGGAGATGATGGTTCTGTAAGGGTCGCACCTCGCACACTTTGTGTACCCGGTCCTCGATCAAGTAGTCCACGTGACGAACGTGTTGCTCCCGGTTCTATCGTAAAGCACGAGCAATCCCCATTGAATCGTGCAGTGTCGGCTGGTTCCTTGGGAGCGACTGTGGCTCATTATCGGCAACTGTCAGCTCGCGAGACGAGGGAGATGAAACTTGGACAACGTCGCCGCTACTACAAATGCCTTATGGACAAGTGTGATCGACTCTTTAGCCGAAAGAGCAATGTAGAGAATCATATTCGACCCATCTGGACGATAAGCCATTCATCTGTTCGCTAA
- a CDS encoding HECT-like Ubiquitin-conjugating enzyme (E2)-binding, with amino-acid sequence MATLTRIQNLISSRRNSPAPSPALLDSRVPSPFPSLSDRHEQTGETIITEHPAGPVHSNNVAPPTLTVELAEQTVETESRGQQEILPSLLSVEQSCLMALNNLFAGILPDENWRPIVPSRRHSLPSLVASNSQAVSLSDSTPLFTLVSNLRLQNVGEVMIQASDKHDALLCELGQHVERCSELMGTKDARLARLLVTLLQFSSKLATLTPLSTSLSPPGGLTSSVSPNLSEDEVYTTLSQQASNIQLRLQDSKPSGPTQGSVVAREQAMLWAQVNHVLGDIQNLCHERAVPTPFLSPYHSAGYDRTLPPEYDHDDYSANPPVYETPSEPFVDFPSEKEKESLEEQSVHRGASSHRESIVASEKMKLDLDSVMMAIDRLYMVAPQLSNQRVELKTRKLEQMEFARVAGAIEKLVDSGRLDDQRATYRPTSALRKGKQRLEDKQDLDQLMSMIGQAASRTLDSQTVFVDDMQARMDRARRRDDAKRNEFVTQLAQHSSHGRLHGQDAVFSSSVKGRKHAPNSSLDVVDGLLGPQNSDVTDPNTMMTLPEFVKSHPGPLPKPPSPTLMSNVGSPRLLKKPSKIGLQGRGRSNSAPPLAWLTGKTSASRSPLAQAQPSNVAQMNVTYVAEYRESLGMIAVQLRVGGLARTSRLEAEVTSTLGQSSLILRCGTTTLPSLDLPSQVPAGKVDLFAASMGKPLGATEYLDLKLPTVAGVDGRELEHDIPALLDAEQFRKSQTTSFVCISCSLPIVHGVASGNVRYDDLPSEHWVELLDAWMCHPDQQVTAELAKRAEGIWPMPGQILVGGGFLLFDSTMVNTAWLALVACGASSEALMSFGLAPTPKLRAGEPLGLCLSRLIQSVLYQFFTPVKQPIHAEPSALWATNGGTILTTDTLLKRFGNTSIGHRHERPEGITYRFKKYTTRPIAANFRFPRVPFTAFVAADMVDLAQAHASYRFVIQDEETETPRILIWLFKSAIQLSYAGATGSLIPPSGTITAAKVTFVIFGPGGTAKNNVRAFLGITHKPTVFAHEVHWNATPHSRMLRYFRIQWIYAGDLRGRSRRAMPHTLSLGDH; translated from the exons ATGGCGACATTGACTCGAATTCAAAATTTAATTTCTTCCCGACGCAACTCGCCAGCTCCTTCTCCTGCCTTACTGGACTCGCGTGTTCCTTCCCCATTCCCTTCTTTATCCGATCGACATGAGCAAACAGGGGAGACTATCATTACAGAACATCCGGCAGGCCCGGTCCATTCAAATAATGTCGCACCTCCGACTTTGACGGTTGAATTAGCCGAGCAAACCGTAGAGACCGAATCTCGAGGTCAACAA GAAATTCTGCCAAGTTTACTCTCGGTTGAGCAGTCCTGCCTCATGGCGCTCAACAATCTATTTGCCGGAATCCTCCCCGATGAAAACTGGAGACCAATTGTTCCATCTCGCAGACATTCACTTCCGTCCCTTGTCGCTTCCAATTCGCAAGCGGTATCATTATCAGACTCTACTCCACTATTCACTCTAGTATCCAACCTCAGGCTCCAAAATGTAGGCGAGGTTATGATTCAAGCATCCGATAAACACGATGCCCTACTATGCGAGCTCGGGCAACATGTCGAGCGTTGCTCAGAGCTTATGGGCACCAAAGACGCTCGATTGGCGCGGCTGCTGGTCACCCTTCTGCAATTTTCTAGTAAACTCGCAACATTAACTCCGCTCTCCACCTCTCTTTCTCCGCCCGGTGGCTTGACCTCTTCTGTTTCCCCGAATTTATCTGAAGACGAGGTTTACACCACACTCAGCCAACAGGCCTCCAACATTCAGCTCCGCCTTCAAGACTCGAAGCCGAGTGGGCCCACTCAAGGATCTGTCGTTGCCAGGGAGCAAGCTATGCTCTGGGCCCAAGTTAACCACGTGTTGGGAGATATTCAAAATTTGTGCCACGAGCGCGCCGTCCCTACCCCATTTCTTTCGCCTTATCACTCGGCAGGGTACGATAGAACACTACCTCCGGAGTACGATCACGATGACTATAGCGCAAACCCACCAGTATACGAAACACCATCCGAGCCATTTGTCGATTTCCCCTCGGAAAAGGAGAAAGAGAGCCTGGAGGAACAATCCGTTCACCGAGGGGCATCTTCTCATCGAGAATCCATCGTAGCATCTGAAAAAATGAAGCTAGACTTGGATTCCGTTATGATGGCGATTGACCGACTGTATATGGTTGCCCCGCAGCTGAGTAACCAACGCGTGGAGTTGAAAACTAGGAAGCTGGAACAGATGGAATTCGCACGCGTTGCTGGAGCAATCGAGAAGCTTGTGGATAGTGGCCGCCTCGATGACCAACGTGCTACTTATCGACCGACTTCTGCCCTCCGCAAGGGCAAGCAACGCCTCGAGGACAAACAAGATCTCGATCAACTCATGTCGATGATTGGTCAAGCGGCTTCTCGAACTCTGGATTCCCAAACAGTTTTCGTGGATGACATGCAAGCCCGTATGGATCGTGCCAGGCGCAGAGATGATGCAAAA CGGAATGAATTTGTTACACAGCTCGCTCAGCACTCATCCCATGGACGGCTGCATGGTCAGGATGCGGTTTTCTCGTCTTCGGTTAAAGGGCGAAAGCACGCTCCAAACTCTAGTTTGGATGTTGTCGATGGTTTGCTCGGCCCCCAAAATTCTGATGTTACCGATCCCAATACAATGATGACTCTACCCGAGTTTGTAAAGTCCCATCCCGGACCGCTTCCCAAACCTCCTTCTCCTACCCTCATGTCAAATGTTGGGAGCCCTCGGTTACTCAAAAAACCGAGTAAAATTGGCCTACAAGGCAGAGGAAGGAGTAACTCGGCTCCTCCGTTAGCATGGCTCACTGGAAAGACATCAGCCTCGCGCTCCCCCTTGGCTCAGGCACAGCCTTCGAATG TGGCGCAAATGAATGTCACATACGTGGCTGAGTACCGGGAAAGCCTCGGTATGATCGCAGTACAACTTCGAGTGGGTGGATTAGCACGGACTTCTCGCTTGGAGGCTGAGGTGACATCAACCCTTGGTCAATCCAGCCTCATCTTGCGTTGTGGAACAACAACACTACCTTCACTTGATCTACCTTCTCAAGTCCCTGCAGGAAAGGTAGATCTGTTTGCAGCTTCCATGGGGAAGCCACTTGGAGCCACGGAGTACTTGGATCTGAAACTCCCAACAGTGGCGGGTGTGGATGGAAGAGAGCTCGAGCACGATATCCCAGCATTGTTGGACGCCGAACAATTCCGGAAAAGCCAGACTACCTCATTTGTTTGTATCTCGTGTTCTTTACCGATCGTTCATGGAGTAGCATCCGGGAATGTACGATACGACGACCTTCCATCTGAACATTGGGTCGAGCTCCTGGACGCCTGGATGTGTCATCCTGATCAGCAAGTTACCGCCGAGCTTGCTAAGCGAGCAGAGGGAATTTGGCCGATGCCAGGTCAAATACTTGTTGGAGGGGGTTTCTTGTTATTTGACTCGACGATGGTTAACACTG CATGGCTTGCATTGGTTGCATGCGGAGCCAGCTCCGAAGCTCTTATGAGTTTTGGACTGGCACCCACACCGAAGCTTCGTGCTGGGGAGCCGTTAGGCTTATGCCTATCGCGACTGATACAATCTGTCCTATATCAATTCTTCACCCCCGTTAAACAACCCATTCATGCGGAGCCATCAGCGCTATGGGCTACCAATGGGGGCACAATATTGACGACTGATACTCTTCTTAAGCGCTTTGGGAATA CTTCCATTGGACATCGTCATGAGCGTCCCGAAGGAATCACTTACCGGTTCAAGAAGTACACGACACGACCGATTGCGGCTAATTTCAG GTTCCCGCGCGTTCCTTTCACTGCATTTGTTGCTGCCGATATGGTTGATTTGGCGCAGGCGCATGCCTCATATAGATTTGTCATACAAGATGAAGAGACCGAGACTCCTCGTATCTTG ATATGGCTTTTCAAATCTGCCATCCAGCTGTCCTATGCGGGTGCCACTGGTTCGCTTATCCCGCCTAGCGGTACCATTACGGCTGCAAAGGTGACCTTTGTCATATTTG